The Zonotrichia albicollis isolate bZonAlb1 chromosome 6, bZonAlb1.hap1, whole genome shotgun sequence genome window below encodes:
- the LOC141729299 gene encoding inositol 1,4,5-trisphosphate receptor-interacting protein-like 1: MGPMVFVFLLLKTFIQYPQPVAEGLDEETRLRMEARAKHLEWERLQLEQEVEQHTQEQVQLLQLLASAVLLVYVLVLWFIGWKSSLRREEDEEENRGANEEEVGNVAANVEDNLGNEAVNEAEMAANNNDVAIAVQEEDDFDDRIGRVIMRRIRWPVQDLQRGCQWTMNLMDNYSLFFLHVLSNSFYPALQRAIGVGSAFEGWSPREQDVVYRVLIPMTPPRGHSFHLELDSAGQRLVRNFRVRVQLECTCTREQQAENMLCFLHHPEEELRRNQDPSLLDTLCTGSYLDVQKTARWFYQLVRAVWPALPQSHNWHLVLLPSTRSCQFKVTNGRESFRIELLFGVRRDDSAVFVSSQTREAHTASTIWPESYAVAEAEFFKHIARQAPPDSLHLKCLQFFTRLPLGFCFSTYTMKTIVMHLLNVMPASLWRRRHLLERLQDILDSLRLCVQTKRLNHFIVGNRRLPQHIHLPADVQTGWTYNLLLRLAQQPDAHSQAIHDYQILKKWYKRILLAED; this comes from the coding sequence ATGGGTCCCATGGTATTCGTTTTCTTGCTCTTGAAAACCTTCATCCAGTACCCACAGCCCGTGGCTGAGGGATTGGATGAGGAAACACGTCTGCGCATGGAAGCACGTGCGAAACACCTGGAATGGGAGAGgcttcagctggagcaggaagtGGAGCAGCACACCCAGGAGCAGGTGCAGCTCTTGCAGCTCTTAGCTTCTGCTGTGCTCCTGGTCTACGTCTTGGTCCTGTGGTTTATTGGGTGGAAAAGCAGcctgaggagagaggaggatgaagaagaaaaccGTGGTGCAAATGAAGAGGAAGTGGGCAATGTTGCTGCAAATGTAGAAGACAATCTTGGAAATGAAGCTGTCAATGAGGCTGAAATGGCAGCAAACAACAACGATGTTGCAATTGCAGTCCAAGAAGAAGACGATTTTGACGATCGCATAGGACGAGTTATAATGCGGCGCATCCGGTGGCCTGTACAGGACTTGCAGAGAGGCTGTCAGTGGACAATGAACCTGATGGACAATTACAGCCTTTTCTTTTTGCACGTCTTGTCAAACAGTTTCTACCCAGCCCTGCAAAGAGCCATCGGGGTGGGCAGtgcctttgaaggctggagtcCCCGTGAGCAGGATGTGGTGTACCGCGTGCTCATCCCCATGACTCCTCCGCGAGGCCACAGCTTCCACCTGGAGCTGGACAGTGCAGGGCAGAGGCTCGTGAGGAACTTCCGTGTCCGCGTGCAGCTGGAGTGCACCTgcaccagggagcagcaggctgaGAACATGCTGTGCTTTCTGCACCACCCCgaggaggagctgaggaggaACCAGGATCCCAGCCTCCTGGACACCCTGTGCACCGGCTCCTACCTGGACGTGCAGAAAACTGCCCGCTGGTTCTACCAACTGGTGAGAGCAGTCTGGCCAGCTTTGCCTCAGTCCCACAACTGGCATTTAGTGCTGCTGCCCTCCACACGCTCCTGCCAATTCAAGGTGACCAACGGCAGGGAAAGCTTCAGGATTGAGTTGCTCTTTGGGGTGCGGAGAGATGACTCAGCCGTCTTTGTCAGCAGCCAGACCAGAGAGGCCCACACAGCAAGCACAATCTGGCCTGAGTCTTACGCTGTGGCAGAGGCTGAGTTCTTCAAGCACATTGCCAGGCAGGCCCCTCCTGACAGCTTGCACCTCAAATGCCTGCAGTTCTTCACCCGACTTCCGCTGGGCTTCTGCTTTTCCACCTACACCATGAAGACCATTGTCATGCACCTGCTCAATGTCATGCCCGCCTCATTGTGGCGCAGGAGACATCTCCTGGAACGACTGCAGGATATCTTGGACAGCCTGCGCTTATGTGTGCAAACAAAACGCCTCAACCACTTCATTGTGGGGAACCGGAGGCTCCCTCAGCACATCCATTTACCTGCAGATGTTCAAACCGGTTGGACATACAATCTCCTCCTTCGCCTGGCGCAGCAGCCGGATGCCCACTCCCAGGCCATCCATGACTACCAGATTCTCAAAAAGTGGTACAAAAGAATCCTTCTTGCTGAAGACTGA